The following are encoded in a window of Calditrichota bacterium genomic DNA:
- a CDS encoding LysM peptidoglycan-binding domain-containing protein — MAALTGLIASIWKGVIGLIRLSFFLLVILVFAFASGWLEIRCNPVKMRKDVEQRIHEFKEALSTQNQAHQNYESIPLFRQEGNYDLLAHKVRAGERLVDLEKVYGTDWRVIQKVNKISNPRRLVAGQIVLIPVKKGFG; from the coding sequence ATGGCTGCTCTAACAGGCTTAATCGCAAGTATCTGGAAGGGGGTGATTGGTTTGATTCGGCTCTCATTTTTTCTGCTGGTAATTTTGGTTTTTGCTTTTGCCTCGGGCTGGCTGGAAATCCGCTGCAATCCGGTAAAAATGCGGAAGGATGTCGAGCAGAGAATCCACGAATTCAAAGAAGCCCTTAGCACCCAAAATCAGGCCCATCAAAATTATGAATCCATTCCGCTTTTCCGGCAAGAGGGGAACTACGATCTCCTGGCGCACAAAGTTCGCGCAGGGGAACGGCTTGTTGATCTGGAAAAAGTTTATGGCACGGATTGGCGGGTGATTCAAAAAGTAAACAAGATTTCTAATCCGCGACGGCTTGTGGCAGGACAAATTGTTTTGATTCCTGTAAAAAAAGGATTCGGGTGA
- a CDS encoding sigma-54-dependent Fis family transcriptional regulator, with translation MLFDKKILAVDDDSDNLTIFKLLLNKSGYQVVCAASGKKALEKVRETFFPIALLDVRMPGMDGIKLLQKIKEISPETMVTLITAYGRPDDIRRAYQAKVFDFIDKPVDNKLLILKVKAAYEQFLIQSRNSHFRKKIMHRYPAEAIVHKGSVMRALLDRVEKLAQSEETILILGESGTGKELVARAVHWFSPRRDKIFRAINATTFDENLLASELFGHEKGAFTGAEKTRIGFFERCHRGTLFLDEIGDISPAMQAKLLRVVEEKKLIRMGSSDPIDVDTRVILATNRDLEKKIKAKEFREDLYYRIKTFTITVPPLRERKTDIPLLINFMLSGHDVKISDETVKTLLRYDYPGNVRELEIILKNALFNQENGTIEINHLPPDVSGKIVSGSGYNEIFQEKWSQAKADFEKLYIEQLMKQADGVVARAARLSGIDRSDLHRKLRRYGIKYHEND, from the coding sequence ATGCTGTTTGACAAGAAAATTCTTGCTGTAGATGACGATTCTGACAACTTAACCATCTTTAAACTTCTGCTCAATAAATCCGGGTATCAGGTGGTCTGCGCCGCGAGCGGGAAAAAAGCGCTGGAAAAGGTGCGGGAAACATTTTTTCCCATTGCTTTGCTCGATGTCAGAATGCCCGGCATGGATGGGATTAAGTTGCTGCAAAAAATAAAAGAAATTTCTCCCGAAACCATGGTGACGCTTATCACCGCTTACGGCAGGCCGGACGATATTCGTCGCGCGTATCAGGCGAAAGTGTTTGATTTTATTGATAAACCAGTGGATAATAAGCTACTGATATTGAAAGTAAAAGCGGCTTATGAACAATTTTTGATTCAATCGAGAAACTCTCATTTTAGAAAAAAAATTATGCATCGCTATCCCGCCGAGGCGATTGTTCACAAAGGTTCTGTCATGCGCGCGCTACTTGATCGCGTCGAGAAGCTCGCTCAAAGCGAGGAAACTATCCTGATTTTGGGTGAGAGCGGAACCGGCAAGGAACTTGTCGCTAGAGCGGTGCACTGGTTCAGCCCCCGCCGCGATAAAATTTTTCGCGCAATCAACGCCACAACATTTGACGAAAATCTGTTAGCGAGCGAATTGTTCGGTCACGAAAAGGGCGCCTTTACCGGAGCAGAAAAAACTCGCATCGGCTTTTTTGAAAGGTGCCACCGGGGCACGCTTTTTTTAGACGAAATCGGCGACATCAGCCCCGCGATGCAGGCCAAATTACTGCGTGTGGTGGAGGAGAAAAAACTGATTCGCATGGGCAGCAGCGATCCCATTGATGTGGACACTCGCGTGATTTTGGCGACCAATCGCGATTTGGAAAAGAAAATTAAGGCAAAAGAATTCCGTGAGGATCTGTATTATCGAATTAAAACGTTCACAATCACTGTCCCGCCTTTGCGAGAAAGAAAAACCGATATTCCGCTTTTAATAAATTTCATGCTCTCGGGCCATGATGTGAAAATTTCCGACGAAACCGTGAAAACACTGCTCAGGTATGACTATCCCGGGAATGTTCGCGAATTGGAAATCATCTTAAAAAATGCGCTTTTCAATCAAGAGAACGGAACGATTGAAATTAATCACTTGCCGCCAGACGTGTCGGGCAAAATCGTTTCCGGAAGCGGATACAATGAAATTTTTCAAGAAAAGTGGAGTCAGGCGAAGGCCGATTTCGAGAAACTGTACATCGAACAATTGATGAAGCAGGCCGATGGAGTTGTCGCTCGCGCAGCGCGATTATCTGGTATCGACCGCAGCGATCTGCATCGAAAACTCAGGCGTTACGGCATCAAATATCATGAAAATGACTGA